CAGAAACAAAAATTAAAGCTATAAATATTCTTTTCATAATTTTAAAATTTAGCTGCAAAATTAAGAATATTATTTACATAAAACTCCGACTACTTTACTTTTTGAACCATTACAGCCTTAAACCATTAAGAAGTTAAGGAGCATTAAGAGTTTTAGTATCTTATTTTTGAACCATTAAGGCATTAAATAACATTAAGATTCTTAACATCCTAATAATTTATTTTATGCAAAAAATTATATCATAGCTTTGATACCCAAGAAAAATGTTCTTGGATAAGCGGGTCCATAAATATAGCCTGAATCACGGTATTCGCCTTTATCAAAATCATTTTGATAGCTATTAAAAATGTTTTGAATTCCTCCGTTGAGCTGCAATTTTGCAGAATTATTTAATTTGAAGTCATAGCTTAATTTTAGGTTTACATCGTAAAAATCAGGTGTCCGCTTCTCTGTATCTTCCTCAACATAACCTGCAAAATGCTGAACAAGCATACTGCCCGTATAAGTTCCTGACAAAGATATTGTCATTGGCTTAAAAACCTGATAGTTCGCTGTTATATAAGCATATTGGTCTGGGGAACGGAACATTTTTTTGTGAGGCACAAGGTTCACATTATCGCTCCACAATTGTATTTCTTTGTATTCACTTTTTTGCAAAGTCATACCAAATTGAAATTGCATTTTCTTATTTGGAACAATTTTGCCTTCAAGGTTAATGCCTCTTACAACTGCTCCTGAGCCATTTGTTCTTTCGAGAATGATATTCCCGACACTATCAGTACCTATTTTTTCTAACACAAAAACATTATCAAGATTTGTGTAGAAGCCTTCAATTAAAAGGTTTGTTTTCACTTTCCCAAAATTTTTGTAAAGGTCTATAGAAGCACTATAGCTTTGCGATTTTTCAGTATTCAAATCTGGGTCAAGCTGAATTAATGCTACTTCGCCGCCAACTGCTGTAATGTGTAAATCCTCGTCAAATGCTTGCGGAGCTCTAAAACCACTTGAATAGCTTGCTCTTAGATTAATATGTTCATTTGGGCTATATCGCAAATTTAAACGAGGACTTAAAATTGGATTTTTTATTAAATTATGCTTGTCAAAACGAGAGCCAAGCAAAATGCTTAACTTTTTATTTTTCCATTCGTTTTGCACAAAAGCGCTTTTGGTATTTACTTTTTGACTTATAATACGATTATAACCTATTTGTTTATCATCCATTTCATTTAAACTGTATTCAGCTCCCATTGTAAGCACAGCTGGCATAAACAATAATGTGTCTATAGAGTATGAATATTGCGTGCCCGCTACAAAAGTTATGTCTGTAGTTTTGCCATAAGCATTGAGGTCTTTTTGTGCACCATAGTAACTATCCCTATCAATATTTTGAGCTGAAGAGTAAACATTTAAGCGATGTTTATTATTTTTTGAGAAAATATCATACTTTAAACCGCCAGAATTAATATTATGCTCAGTCTGCTCCGTTATATCTGTTTCATGAGGTGCTAATCCTAACTTATTTCCACCTCTTCGGAACTCACCCAAATTATGATATTCAAGTGTTAATTTACTATAATTGCTCATGCGATAAAATCCTCTAAAGCCGATGTTTTTAACATCAATTTTTCCAATTTCTGTAAAGCCATCGCCATCATAATCAAAAGGGCTACGCTGGCGTGAAGAACCAAACACCATTATACCAGATTTATTATTGTCAGCGACAACAGAAGCATTAAAAGATGTGTTTATGTCAGTTTTTTTGCCGCCAATTAAATTTGTTGTATTTGCAATAACTATAGAATTTGATGTTGGTTCTTTTGTAATAATATTAATCACTCCTGCAATTGCACTTGAGCCAAATAATG
The nucleotide sequence above comes from Bacteroidales bacterium. Encoded proteins:
- a CDS encoding TonB-dependent receptor produces the protein MKNIIISIILILFSVFVFSQKKTDANINGHVLNKVTGEHIPFYNVFIKGTTIGTTTDATGHYYMKNLPEGNFTIVASCVGYKPVEKQVSLISGKTIEVNFDVEEDAVQLESIVVSANRNEVSRKESPTIVNVITPRLFENTNSVCLAQGLNFQPGLRVETNCQNCGFQQVRINGLDGPYSQILIDSRPIFSALAGVYGIEQIPTNMIERVEVVRGGGSALFGSSAIAGVINIITKEPTSNSIVIANTTNLIGGKKTDINTSFNASVVADNNKSGIMVFGSSRQRSPFDYDGDGFTEIGKIDVKNIGFRGFYRMSNYSKLTLEYHNLGEFRRGGNKLGLAPHETDITEQTEHNINSGGLKYDIFSKNNKHRLNVYSSAQNIDRDSYYGAQKDLNAYGKTTDITFVAGTQYSYSIDTLLFMPAVLTMGAEYSLNEMDDKQIGYNRIISQKVNTKSAFVQNEWKNKKLSILLGSRFDKHNLIKNPILSPRLNLRYSPNEHINLRASYSSGFRAPQAFDEDLHITAVGGEVALIQLDPDLNTEKSQSYSASIDLYKNFGKVKTNLLIEGFYTNLDNVFVLEKIGTDSVGNIILERTNGSGAVVRGINLEGKIVPNKKMQFQFGMTLQKSEYKEIQLWSDNVNLVPHKKMFRSPDQYAYITANYQVFKPMTISLSGTYTGSMLVQHFAGYVEEDTEKRTPDFYDVNLKLSYDFKLNNSAKLQLNGGIQNIFNSYQNDFDKGEYRDSGYIYGPAYPRTFFLGIKAMI